Proteins from a single region of Gemmatirosa kalamazoonensis:
- a CDS encoding GxxExxY protein yields MTHGELYAERLTHSVIGAFYEVYHTLGFGFVEHLYVAALERELLARGHRVGREVAIPVFYKGQPLGTQRLDMVVDEMLVVEVKSTYDLPAAARRQLLSYLSATRLGVGLLLHFGPEPKVHRCERRKYAPCTTPRTRARGTEEGLKED; encoded by the coding sequence ATGACACACGGCGAGCTGTACGCGGAGCGCTTGACGCACTCGGTGATCGGGGCGTTCTACGAGGTCTACCACACGCTCGGCTTCGGCTTCGTCGAGCACCTGTACGTGGCCGCGCTCGAGCGCGAGCTGCTGGCCCGCGGCCACCGCGTCGGCCGAGAAGTCGCGATTCCCGTCTTTTACAAGGGCCAGCCGTTGGGCACCCAGCGGCTCGACATGGTCGTCGACGAGATGCTCGTCGTGGAGGTGAAGTCCACCTACGACCTGCCCGCGGCGGCACGGCGGCAGCTGCTCAGCTACCTGAGCGCGACGCGGCTCGGGGTCGGGCTGCTGCTCCACTTCGGGCCGGAGCCGAAGGTCCATCGCTGCGAGCGGCGAAAGTACGCGCCATGCACGACTCCACGTACGAGGGCTCGTGGGACTGAAGAAGGACTGAAGGAGGACTGA